The Nitrospira sp. KM1 genome includes a window with the following:
- a CDS encoding Ppx/GppA phosphatase family protein — protein sequence MVGSEIPILIRFSSYVAINLDHHWPTQPVMTRLAVIDIGTNSIHMVLADVQPDGTYKILDRFKDMTRLGNGTFTTLRLSDEAMARGLDVLRNLVTLARNKGYERIIAVATSAVREAKNGGDFIDLVAEQTGLKIRVISGPEEARLIFLGIKNSVPMSDQPVLAVDVGGGSVELMVGNRDQLLHAKSLKLGAIRLADEFLKRTPPSDGMLHSLEESVSSQLKAALETFKTKRYDSLIATSGMAGNLAEVIHLKKTNRPLPQLNLATVSIKDVKEIEQELRTSTIKERLALPGLDPKRVDTLFPATIVLRRLMELSGRDEIVLCDKAIREGVIYDFTVRHRDRLKAEAEIPDLRRRNVIALAKRCHAPDVHSLQVASLALRLFDQTKRLHGLGSLERDWLEYAAILHDIGYLINERQHHKHAYYLITHSDIGGLSSDELHIIANVARYHRRAVPHSKHDGFDVLAPRFQRVVRILSSLLRIADGLDRTHFSVVRSLDVKIGPSVTITATVSGDAELEAWAARGRADLFERVFRRRVQLNLTPQEDTA from the coding sequence ATGGTCGGCTCGGAAATTCCAATTCTGATCCGGTTTTCTTCCTACGTTGCCATCAATCTTGATCACCACTGGCCCACACAACCCGTCATGACCAGGCTCGCTGTCATCGATATTGGAACCAACTCCATCCATATGGTGCTGGCCGATGTCCAACCGGATGGGACGTACAAGATCCTCGATCGATTCAAGGACATGACCCGTCTTGGGAACGGGACGTTCACCACACTCCGCTTGTCCGATGAAGCCATGGCCCGGGGCCTCGACGTGCTCCGTAATCTGGTGACTCTTGCGAGGAATAAGGGTTACGAGCGCATCATTGCCGTAGCGACCAGTGCGGTGCGCGAGGCAAAAAACGGCGGCGACTTCATCGATCTCGTTGCCGAACAAACAGGTTTGAAGATTCGGGTGATTTCCGGGCCTGAAGAAGCTCGCCTGATTTTTCTGGGTATCAAAAACAGCGTGCCGATGTCGGATCAGCCCGTGCTTGCCGTTGACGTGGGAGGCGGATCGGTCGAGCTCATGGTCGGCAACCGCGATCAACTGCTGCATGCCAAGAGCTTAAAGCTCGGTGCGATCAGGCTGGCCGACGAATTCCTGAAGCGAACCCCCCCGTCCGACGGTATGCTCCATTCCTTGGAGGAATCTGTTTCGAGCCAATTGAAGGCGGCACTCGAGACATTCAAGACGAAGCGCTACGACTCGCTCATCGCGACCTCCGGCATGGCGGGAAACCTGGCCGAAGTGATTCATCTCAAAAAGACCAACCGGCCTCTTCCGCAGCTGAACCTGGCCACGGTATCGATCAAGGACGTGAAGGAAATCGAACAGGAATTGAGAACATCTACGATCAAGGAACGGCTGGCTCTTCCCGGGTTGGATCCCAAGCGGGTCGATACGCTCTTTCCCGCGACCATCGTGCTGCGCCGCCTCATGGAACTGTCCGGCCGCGATGAAATCGTCCTCTGCGATAAAGCCATTCGCGAAGGGGTTATCTATGACTTCACCGTGCGCCATCGGGACCGTCTCAAGGCCGAAGCGGAAATTCCCGATCTGCGCCGGCGCAACGTCATCGCATTGGCCAAGCGCTGCCATGCTCCGGACGTTCACAGCCTTCAAGTCGCCAGTCTCGCCCTACGCCTGTTCGACCAGACGAAGCGGCTGCATGGTCTAGGCAGCCTGGAGCGAGATTGGCTGGAATACGCAGCGATCCTGCATGACATCGGATATCTGATCAATGAACGCCAACATCACAAGCACGCGTACTACTTGATCACCCATAGTGACATCGGCGGCCTGTCGAGCGACGAATTGCACATTATCGCCAATGTGGCCCGATACCACCGGCGCGCCGTGCCTCACTCCAAGCACGACGGATTCGATGTCTTGGCACCAAGATTCCAACGCGTGGTCCGTATCCTCTCCTCGCTCCTTCGTATCGCGGATGGCCTGGACCGGACACATTTTTCCGTCGTCCGTTCACTCGACGTGAAGATCGGCCCCTCGGTCACCATTACGGCCACTGTCTCGGGAGATGCGGAACTTGAAGCCTGGGCAGCCAGAGGGCGCGCTGACCTGTTCGAACGTGTATTCCGCCGGCGCGTACAATTGAACCTGACTCCACAAGAGGATACGGCATGA
- a CDS encoding SDR family oxidoreductase, which produces MQLDLYDRFVMITGASTGIGAACALACAQRGMNVFAGVRTREAGELLQQQPDGKRVTPVYLDVTDTQSIACAADIVRNAAGLAGLAGLINNAGIAIGSPLEVIPLAALRRQMEVNVIGQIAVTQAFLPLIRQASGRIVNMGSIAGRGTIPMMGPYSASKHALEALTDALRLELRQWGIHVSIIEPGAVATPIWEKSLKTSSAVEEEVTAEAKALYGEAARRIRESVDQASRRAISTDAVAEAVWHALTAKQPKTRYLVGVDARIRALMVKWLPDRLQDWILTKVLHLPQ; this is translated from the coding sequence ATGCAGCTCGATCTCTACGACCGATTCGTCATGATTACCGGAGCTTCGACCGGCATCGGAGCGGCCTGCGCGCTGGCTTGCGCGCAACGAGGCATGAATGTGTTTGCAGGAGTGCGCACTCGGGAGGCAGGAGAGCTCCTGCAACAGCAGCCAGATGGAAAGCGCGTGACGCCTGTATATCTGGATGTCACTGATACTCAATCGATCGCATGCGCCGCCGATATCGTAAGAAATGCCGCCGGGCTCGCCGGGCTGGCCGGCTTGATTAACAATGCCGGCATCGCCATCGGCAGTCCCTTGGAAGTCATCCCGTTGGCGGCACTTCGCCGGCAAATGGAGGTCAATGTGATCGGCCAGATTGCCGTCACCCAGGCCTTTCTGCCGCTGATTCGTCAAGCAAGCGGACGAATTGTGAACATGGGATCAATCGCCGGACGGGGCACGATCCCTATGATGGGCCCCTATTCAGCTTCGAAGCACGCGCTGGAAGCGTTGACGGATGCCTTGCGTCTCGAACTCCGGCAATGGGGCATTCATGTCTCCATCATTGAACCGGGGGCGGTGGCAACGCCCATTTGGGAGAAATCACTCAAGACCTCCTCCGCGGTCGAAGAGGAAGTGACCGCGGAGGCGAAGGCATTGTACGGGGAGGCGGCGCGCCGAATTCGCGAGTCTGTCGATCAGGCCTCGAGGCGGGCGATTTCGACTGACGCGGTCGCAGAGGCCGTATGGCATGCGCTAACGGCAAAACAGCCGAAGACGCGCTATTTAGTCGGTGTGGACGCCAGAATTCGGGCCCTCATGGTGAAGTGGTTACCCGACCGATTGCAGGACTGGATTCTGACGAAGGTACTGCACCTGCCGCAATAG
- a CDS encoding chlorite dismutase family protein: MAGPEQQPAQQPPKRQYVNFVFYKIDPAWRRLPEDERTRGKQEFIRAVEDYTGKVLVIAYSAVGIRGDCDIMLWRISYDLELFQEMTMKIFASGLGKYLTTPYSYLSMTKRSIYVDNHSHEGQESKRLTVVPGKSKYIFVYPFLKTREWFLLTKAARQGMMDEHIEVGHRFPSVKLNTTYSFGLDDQEWVVAFESDKPEDFLDLVMALRETEGSRYTLRDTPIFTCIRRSLKESLDTLGG; the protein is encoded by the coding sequence ATGGCAGGCCCCGAACAACAGCCGGCGCAGCAGCCGCCGAAACGCCAGTACGTCAACTTCGTATTCTATAAAATTGATCCAGCTTGGCGCAGGCTCCCCGAGGATGAACGGACAAGGGGAAAACAGGAATTCATTCGCGCCGTCGAAGACTACACTGGAAAGGTCCTCGTCATCGCCTACTCCGCCGTGGGCATCCGGGGCGATTGCGACATCATGCTGTGGCGGATCAGTTATGACTTGGAGTTGTTCCAAGAAATGACCATGAAGATCTTCGCCTCAGGCCTGGGGAAGTATCTCACAACGCCGTATTCCTATCTGTCCATGACCAAGCGTTCGATCTATGTGGACAACCATTCGCATGAAGGTCAGGAAAGCAAGCGTTTGACCGTGGTCCCCGGCAAAAGCAAATACATTTTCGTGTACCCGTTCTTGAAAACACGGGAGTGGTTCCTGCTTACCAAAGCAGCCCGCCAGGGAATGATGGATGAACATATCGAGGTCGGACACCGGTTCCCTTCGGTGAAACTCAATACGACTTACTCGTTCGGGCTTGACGACCAAGAATGGGTCGTCGCCTTCGAGAGCGATAAACCGGAAGATTTCTTGGACCTCGTGATGGCTTTGCGAGAAACCGAGGGATCGCGCTATACGCTTCGCGACACGCCCATCTTCACCTGCATCCGTCGCAGCTTAAAGGAATCGCTCGATACCCTTGGCGGATGA
- a CDS encoding competence/damage-inducible protein A yields MAQRRHGPQSSIVAETIAVGSELIVGGRSDSNSCFIVDQLGLLGIEARYKTIVGDDESDIATELRSAAKRACIIVVTGGLGPTVDDLTREAVARATGRKLARRKEALDAVKSRLALWGRVPNAGQRRQGLVPTGATVIGNPVGSAPGFWMVWHRVILFVLPGVPREMEAMMKEGVVPVLQAYLQQRRRVSQPLSRQVFHIYGLAESEVDERLSGIVPHGAAIDLGLLAAPSGVLVSLTTNGKKNLSSSELNGYADELRLRLKDWIFAEGDHTMEEVVGRALTELDLTVAVAESCTGGLIGHRLTQVPGSSSYFERGVICYSNRAKVELLGVPADTIEQFGAVSSEVAAAMAQGICERSRASLGLSVTGIAGPGGATPNKPVGLVYIGLYEQNGNSVTKEYRFHGDRSVIKQRASQAALDMLRRWCKDRTVA; encoded by the coding sequence ATGGCCCAGAGGCGTCACGGTCCACAATCTTCCATCGTTGCGGAAACGATTGCCGTCGGGTCCGAATTGATCGTCGGGGGACGATCCGACAGCAACTCCTGTTTCATAGTCGATCAACTCGGTCTTCTCGGCATCGAAGCGCGCTATAAAACGATCGTCGGCGACGATGAATCGGATATCGCAACCGAGTTGCGGAGTGCCGCGAAGCGGGCATGCATTATCGTGGTAACCGGCGGGCTGGGTCCGACCGTCGATGACCTCACCAGGGAAGCAGTCGCGAGGGCCACAGGCCGTAAGTTGGCCAGGCGGAAAGAAGCATTGGATGCCGTCAAGTCCAGGCTTGCCCTATGGGGGAGAGTTCCAAATGCCGGTCAACGGCGGCAGGGCCTTGTTCCAACCGGCGCGACCGTGATTGGAAATCCCGTAGGGTCGGCCCCGGGATTCTGGATGGTCTGGCATCGGGTGATCCTGTTTGTTTTGCCGGGCGTACCCCGCGAGATGGAAGCCATGATGAAGGAGGGAGTGGTTCCGGTCCTTCAGGCTTATCTGCAGCAACGGCGACGGGTATCACAGCCGTTGAGCCGCCAGGTGTTCCATATATATGGCCTGGCTGAATCCGAAGTAGATGAACGCCTTTCCGGGATTGTTCCCCATGGAGCGGCCATCGATCTAGGGCTCTTGGCTGCACCGTCCGGGGTTCTGGTTTCACTCACGACCAACGGCAAGAAAAACCTCTCCTCTTCAGAGTTGAACGGTTACGCCGATGAACTGCGTTTGAGGCTTAAAGATTGGATTTTTGCCGAAGGCGACCACACGATGGAAGAAGTGGTCGGTCGTGCCCTGACCGAATTGGACCTGACGGTTGCGGTCGCGGAATCCTGCACGGGCGGCCTCATCGGGCACCGGCTCACTCAAGTGCCGGGTTCCTCCTCGTATTTCGAGCGAGGAGTGATCTGCTATAGCAATAGAGCGAAAGTCGAGTTGCTAGGCGTGCCCGCGGATACCATTGAACAATTCGGGGCGGTCAGTTCTGAAGTCGCCGCCGCCATGGCGCAGGGAATCTGCGAGAGGAGTAGGGCCTCCCTCGGATTAAGCGTCACCGGAATCGCCGGTCCCGGCGGAGCCACCCCCAACAAGCCGGTCGGCCTGGTCTACATCGGTCTGTATGAGC